A single genomic interval of Kogia breviceps isolate mKogBre1 chromosome 6, mKogBre1 haplotype 1, whole genome shotgun sequence harbors:
- the CSN2 gene encoding beta-casein isoform X1 has translation MKVLILACLLALALAKEKEELNVSGETAESPSSSEESVTHINKQKIEKFKHEEHQQTEGGRQDKIRRFSQPQPLVYSYTRPIPYPILPQNVLSLAQPPVVVPFPQSEIMEVPKAKETILPKHKDMPFTKSPVEPFIESQSLTLNDLENLHLSLPLLQSLMHQPPHTLPPTPMFPPQPLQSLSQPKVLPIPQQVVPYLQRDMPVQTLLLYQEPVLGPIRGLYPVIN, from the exons ATGAAGGTCCTCATCCTTGCCTGCTTGTTGGCTCTTGCCCTTGCAAAAGAG aaAGAAGAACTCAATGTATCCGGTGAG aCTGCGGAAAGCCCTTCAAGCAGTGAG GAATCTGTTACGCACATCAACAAG CAGAAAATTGAGAAGTTTAAACATGAGGAACATCAGCAAACAGAG GGTGGACGCCAGGATAAAATCCGCCGCTTTTCCCAGCCACAGCCTCTAGTCTATTCCTACACTAGGCCAATCCCTTACCCTATCCTTCCACAAAACGTCCTGTCTCTTGCTCAGCCCCCTGTGGTGGTGCCTTTCCCTCAGAGTGAAATAATGGAAGTCCCCAAAGCTAAGGAGACTATCCTTCCTAAGCATAAAGACATGCCCTTCACTAAATCTCCAGTAGAGCCCTTTATTGAAAGCCAGAGCCTGACTCTCAATGATCTTGAAAatctgcacctttctctgcctctgctccagTCCTTGATGCACCAGCCTCCCCATACTCTTCCTCCTACCCCCATGTTTCCTCCTCAGCCCCTGCAGTCCCTTTCTCAGCCCAAAGTCCTGCCTATTCCCCAGCAAGTGGTGCCCTACCTCCAGAGAGATATGCCCGTCCAGACCCTTCTGCTGTACCAGGAGCCTGTACTTGGTCCTATCCGGGGGCTCTACCCTGTTATT AATTGA
- the CSN2 gene encoding beta-casein isoform X2: MKVLILACLLALALAKEKEELNVSGETAESPSSSEESVTHINKKIEKFKHEEHQQTEGGRQDKIRRFSQPQPLVYSYTRPIPYPILPQNVLSLAQPPVVVPFPQSEIMEVPKAKETILPKHKDMPFTKSPVEPFIESQSLTLNDLENLHLSLPLLQSLMHQPPHTLPPTPMFPPQPLQSLSQPKVLPIPQQVVPYLQRDMPVQTLLLYQEPVLGPIRGLYPVIN, translated from the exons ATGAAGGTCCTCATCCTTGCCTGCTTGTTGGCTCTTGCCCTTGCAAAAGAG aaAGAAGAACTCAATGTATCCGGTGAG aCTGCGGAAAGCCCTTCAAGCAGTGAG GAATCTGTTACGCACATCAACAAG AAAATTGAGAAGTTTAAACATGAGGAACATCAGCAAACAGAG GGTGGACGCCAGGATAAAATCCGCCGCTTTTCCCAGCCACAGCCTCTAGTCTATTCCTACACTAGGCCAATCCCTTACCCTATCCTTCCACAAAACGTCCTGTCTCTTGCTCAGCCCCCTGTGGTGGTGCCTTTCCCTCAGAGTGAAATAATGGAAGTCCCCAAAGCTAAGGAGACTATCCTTCCTAAGCATAAAGACATGCCCTTCACTAAATCTCCAGTAGAGCCCTTTATTGAAAGCCAGAGCCTGACTCTCAATGATCTTGAAAatctgcacctttctctgcctctgctccagTCCTTGATGCACCAGCCTCCCCATACTCTTCCTCCTACCCCCATGTTTCCTCCTCAGCCCCTGCAGTCCCTTTCTCAGCCCAAAGTCCTGCCTATTCCCCAGCAAGTGGTGCCCTACCTCCAGAGAGATATGCCCGTCCAGACCCTTCTGCTGTACCAGGAGCCTGTACTTGGTCCTATCCGGGGGCTCTACCCTGTTATT AATTGA